In the Cellvibrio sp. KY-GH-1 genome, ACCCAGGCACTGGAATTGAGTCAGGGTCTGGAAACCCGGCTAACACTGGTGATCGCACCGGAGCTGCAATCCACTCCCTGGGTTCGCCCTTTGCAGGTATTGGCCCGGGAACACCCTTCACTCGAGGTACAGATAATCACCGCGCCGCAGACCGATGCGCTGCGCTTCCTCCATGAGGGCGGCGCGCAATTGGCACTGGTGTTCCAGCGGCCAGCAGCGGACGGGCGCGAGAGTTTTCAGGAGGTAGGCCGCGAAACCCTGGTGGCGGTGATCGCGCGCAAACATGCGGTGCTGCAGGAACTATCCCCCACTGGCCAAATAAACGATCACCAACTGCGGCCTATCCGCCAAGTGATGGTGGGTAGCCGCAGTCAGGATGACAGCAATGCCCCCGGCGGACCCTTTTGTATTACCTCGGAACACTACTGGCGCGTCGATCACCCCGAGGCGGCGTTGCAAATGGTTCTAGCCGGCCTAGGCTGGGCCTGGTTACCCCGCGCTTTTGTCCAGCCTTACATCAACGGCCAACTGCTAGCAGAGCTACCCATCGCCAACTTCACCAACGGCGAGGAGTTGTGGATCGACCTCGTTTGGTCGCGCGAGCGACCCCTGGGTTTGGGAGGGCAGCGGTTTGTCGAGTTGATGGCAGAAGAGTATCGGGGAGCTACATCAATCCGTTGAACTGCTGGGCGGAGTCCATCAACGGCTTACGATTGATTTTATGGACTACCTTTAACAAGTTCACCTTTGCTCGACGATAAGCCGAGTCGCGCGCGGCGGGATATTGGTAACGTGCGCGTGCGTAGCGATAATCCCATTCGGGTTGTATGACATTTGGATATTTTTCTGGTCGACGCGCCATGCGCGTTTCGAAAGCTGTTCCCGGAATCGCCTTAAACCGCGACAGCTTAACCCGATCGATTGCGTCAAAATGCGTTGTGAGGAAATCAGCAGTCGCCTGCACATCTTCGGGAGTTTCCTGCGGATACCCGAGGATAACGGTAGTGCGCACGCTGATACCGCTGCTCGCTGCATCCCTCACAAATTGGCTGTTGCGCGCAACACTGGTGCCTTTGAGCATCAATTTGTTCAAGCGTTGGCTGCCCGTTTCAAGGCCGAAACTGATGCGCCTCAAGCCAGCAGAATAGGCGCGTTTAAGGGTTGCCAGCTCAAGTCCATTTTCTCCTTTAGCATCGACATGTACTGATGCTACCCAGGCTGCTCCGGGTACAACTATCTGAAAGTGTTCTATTAATCCGTACCAAATTTCCAAATCTGAGTTTAATTTGCTGTCAAAAAAAATAAAGTTATTGGCTCGGTAGCGGGTGGCTTGCGTCTGCAGCTCCGTCAATACCGATTCCAGATGGCGACT is a window encoding:
- a CDS encoding LysR family transcriptional regulator; this encodes MSGVFNSETVAVFLAVLDSGSFSAAARQLGRVPSAVSMAIANLEAELDLELFDRGGREPKPTAQALALEPQARLLIAQLQQLNTQALELSQGLETRLTLVIAPELQSTPWVRPLQVLAREHPSLEVQIITAPQTDALRFLHEGGAQLALVFQRPAADGRESFQEVGRETLVAVIARKHAVLQELSPTGQINDHQLRPIRQVMVGSRSQDDSNAPGGPFCITSEHYWRVDHPEAALQMVLAGLGWAWLPRAFVQPYINGQLLAELPIANFTNGEELWIDLVWSRERPLGLGGQRFVELMAEEYRGATSIR